In Coffea eugenioides isolate CCC68of unplaced genomic scaffold, Ceug_1.0 ScVebR1_2042;HRSCAF=3001, whole genome shotgun sequence, the sequence TGTGATTCCCACACGCATAGAAACATATATTAGACTTGAAAGATGACTTTGGTCTCTTTTTCACCCATTCCTCAATAAAGGGTTACCATATTGATAATAGAAAAATGCTATACTAAACGCGACTTAGGTgataaaaatgactaaaagatGGCTTGCTTCCTTGATTTTAGGGATTCCATATTTATGTCTATCATTTAAAAATAGGACTATATACGACTCGACCTACTCACGAGCCTTTTGCGAGCAGCTCAAGTTAGAGCTCGAGTCGGACTTGAGCAAATTGTTATCATACGTGAGTTGAGTTCAAGTGGTACTTTCACAGGCTCGATAGCTCAAAGAGCTGCTCAATCAACTCAAGTTCATATGAAATTACATAATTGCCTCTCTATCAATTCCAATTTACAATAATTCCTATTTTCTAAATACGATTTCGAGCTGACTTCGAACTATTCTCGATCCAGAAAATCAAGTGCAACTTGAGCTAACAATTCGAAATACTTGTGAGCCAGAAATTGAGTTTCAACTTGCGAGCCTTGTTGATTCGATCTCGAGCCTGCCTTTTCCTTGGTCGAGTCAAGCTCGAACTCCAATTTCTTGGCTTGTTGAACTCGAGCTCAAACTGAAAACCACACATAAACAAGTCAACCTAGGCTCGATAAGTTAAAAAATCAACTtgactcgactcgtttgtgaCTCTACTTAGAAATATCATGATTTTAACTCGCTTTTTATAAGTGAACTCTTTGTAATATTTGCTGCTAAAGCCTAAAATCATGTTTCGTAGATTTTGGTTAGATACCAATTTAAAATGGATATCACATTTTGCTGAAGGACAAAATGGTAAATGAGGAGTAAGAGAAATATGTTCACTTAAATTTTAGAGATTTAATTGAGAGTGTCTGTCCACTTCCTTACATCCGTTAGTTTGTTAGTTTTTAGTTATTATTGGAGGGCACAGAAATATCTATTTACTAGGTATAATTATTACCCTCATCTTTTATTTGTCACCAAACCCTTAATTAATTTCTCTCTGAAAATTGTGTCTTACTTTATCTTTCTTTCTGTTGAAAATCATCAGGATTTAGGGCATAACTAACCTAAAAATGGGGCACTAAAGAAGCAGACAAAGACAAAAAGGCCAAAATCTATAGGAAATTCATGGTAACAACATGGATAACATTCCGTTTATATTAACATTATTTGggctttattaaaaaaaaaggtgttattgtaaaaaattttgtaagaactttttaaatacaatttttaatcatatttttatccTATACTCGTTATGATACACTGGATACTTCTATACACACAAATTTACTGATTGTAAGGGTCACCAGAATTGGAACCATAATGAGCGATTCACAAGGCCCGTTAACAAAAGATGACCGATAAATGACTAAGGCTTCGAAGACTCTTCAAATAACATACATTTGGCCGAAAGGCCCTAAACCATAGGCTAAGGTTCAAAATACTAAATGTTTGGAgaggaaaaattgaaaataataataataaaattgatTAGGTCAGACAACATGTACCTCTATTAATGGCTTAATTTGCTAATTTAGAATAAAATAAGGTAGCAATTGAACAAATTAAGAGCattaaaatatgaaatatgcCCTTTACAAACACTTTAAAATTATTACGCATCCCCTAATTTGgatacaaattaaaaataatttacgTAAAAAGTGACACCAAAGCTACCCTTTATCCATGATAGGGTGCATTTTAGTGGGCTATTTTGCTAATATTTCATAGTTGTTTGGACTAAATACTACATTATTTGGAGGATTCTACTTAGATTTTGTGTTTGGTGTAATTGTAGGAAGTGGTAAAGAAAAAGTACTGAAAATCAACATTCCAAAAGATTTCCTGACAGTTAGCCGTGGTCACGCCTAACTCCAGCCTTCGAGTCCGGATTCTCGAGATTACTTGCACAAGGGAAGCTTCAAAAAATGAAGGAAGTAGCTGGTTACAAATTGGAAAATCAGTGGGGTCACTTTCAAGGAAAGGAAAAGCTGAAGAAGTTAACTTGTAATAAGATTATCTTTAATTAGAAGAAGACTTTCTTTTTCGGCTGGGCTTTCTCTCTTTGACcgattttttttggggggggaggggggggagACATATCAGACTCTCTTTATACTTTAGGTTAAAAAACAATTTTTGCTCTCACCTTTTAGGCAGCCAGAAACGAAAAAGGAGCATTGTACTTGTCTTGCCTTTTGGAAAAGTTTGGAGGAAACCAACGAAAAAACCACAATTGTGGACttgttctttctttcctcttttgaccgaaatttgtagACAAGAATTAACAACTTTTCCCAATTCTCTACGCATggcttgttctccattaatggagaactagcTTCTTATTTTTAGTCAAGGGGACCattgaagatttggttcaataATAATTGTAAGATCtgaattattttaattgtttcttttatttattggtattcgtatattttctacttttaattgttatagctaTCGTGTATGATTAAATAGATGcgtaatatttaattattcacgtagTCTATTTGCTAATTGGGGGTAGTTGAATGCGTAATTGTTCGATTACTTCCGTCCCGCGCTAGGCAAACTTAGCATAATTGGGGTTATGTCAGAAAAACCTGTGCACGACTTCTATACTTATCAATGAAACCCCCTCGTAGCCTTGTTAGTTATGGTTTGGCAGTTTCTCTTAATTCTTATGCAATCTTAGAAGATTAAGATCCGTACGTCGTACCTAACGGTTAGTTTCttttgttagaaaaatagttaacggtcgtacatTGAcaatcgaaaaagtaaggaaaagctgattgtttatcgcgtgtatgacagctataaccaatctattattaaatgttggaattatatttgaatcgataatcagttgcatgaaccatttctgaagtgtatcaTTGGCTAGAGTGTTTCCAATTATTTCtctcaattaattatttttcgcaattaattcattttattgGCAATTCATTAGTAATCAATTCTCAAACCCCCCGTTTGTCTTGGTTTAAAAAGAAACGAACTTTTCCCCAGTaactgaggagacgaccctacttgccactgtctgcTAGTTAGTAATTCTGTCAATTAGTTAATTCTgatatatcggattaagcactCTTCAGAAttagggtgaatcaagtaactcaTTACAcatctagagtccctgctccagtacctggATTTGATTGTTGACTAATTTTGGTGGTAGTtaagtttttattattattgcacgggctcgacaacctgtcaatccACCAAAATTGAAATATTGCTATAAAAAGGAGTCATTGGTCATGCAAGTTAAGTATAGAACAATATAGCACATAGACAATATGCAACACGTTTTGGTTGATGATCCATATTACTTTACGAGATTTATATATGGTACAAATACAAGATCCAAACTATCCCACAAGTTCAAGAATATGGAAAGGAGGAGGATTTTGGTAGAAAAGTGAAGTTGGATACCAGTAGAAACATCAAATCCTTGGAACTGAAGTTCATGGTACTCTTGGCATAGGGCACAAGGCTGGCAAAAGCAATGAATGAGACAATCAGGGCATGCGCCATTCTTGATCCCGTAGTGTTGCCTCAGCTTAGTGCTCTATCCCATGCTAATAATCCACGAAAATCCAGCATGATGACACATGAGATTCAACGCATAGAAAATGCACCCCATCTGGCAGCAAGCTATTATGgggaaaaatttttaattaacgTATTTCCTATATATCCTCCATAGCCAAATTACTGATGAAttaatagtaaaaaaaattcttgtttGTACTTACAAATTTGGCCTTATCCACAATCTCAGCATTCCTCCCGAAGGTAACACAAGGACACCAGCAGGTAAGGCAACCTGCAGAAATTACATTATATACGAAGATTAAAAACCTTAATAAACTACGTGTAGTTTATGTAATGCCGTAGTTGTCTTTATTAGCAATTAAGGGAATTTTATATCGGTGCTATCAAATTTTTTTGATAAGTAAGGATTTACTATACTAAATAGGACTACGCATACTAAGTGTAATTTGATAAGATAAAGAAAGTGGCCCACACTCGTTATCCCTTACTCCTCACTTTATTTGATTTAATCTCACAACCTTAATATTTCGTAAAGCAATACCT encodes:
- the LOC113756190 gene encoding cell number regulator 10-like gives rise to the protein MFTPPLTPIAERPTSNGIIYIFVLFLRGCLTCWCPCVTFGRNAEIVDKAKFSTKLRQHYGIKNGACPDCLIHCFCQPCALCQEYHELQFQGFDVST